From the Quercus lobata isolate SW786 chromosome 6, ValleyOak3.0 Primary Assembly, whole genome shotgun sequence genome, one window contains:
- the LOC115995115 gene encoding serine/arginine-rich splicing factor SR45a, whose protein sequence is MADSPRKRESQSPSPWRAQSRSRSRSKPRERSRSRSWSRPRSRSRSWSRPRPRSRSRSRGRSRSRSHGRSDVIVNPGDTLYVTGLSQRVSERDLEDHFAKEGKVKSCFLVVEPRTRVSRGFAFVTMETVEDAGRCVKYLNQSVLEGRYITVERSRRKRPRTPTPGHYLGLKSTRDYGYRGDRGGDRGGDRGRYRGRDDYGYRRSPRRSPYRERRDYSPRHSPHGGRSRRDRSRSLPYSPSPERKYARGSR, encoded by the exons GGAGTCACAGTCCCCTTCCCCTTGGAGAGCTCAGTCCAGGTCCCGATCTAGATCAAAACCCAGAGAAAGATCCAGGTCCAGGTCTTGGTCTAGACCTAGGTCCAGATCTAGATCCTGGTCCAGGCCAAGGCCCAGATCCCGATCCAGAAGTCGTGGCAG ATCGAGGTCCAGAAGTCATGGCAG GTCCGATGTCATTGTAAACCCTGGAGATACACTTTACGTAACTGGCCTCTCTCAAAGGGTCTCAGAAAGGGACCTTGAAGATCACTTTGCTAAGGAGGGAAAG GTGAAATCTTGTTTTCTTGTCGTGGAGCCTCGTACGCGTGTTTCCCGAGGTTTTGCTTTTGTTACAATGGAAACTGTCGAGGATGCCGGCCGTTGTGTTAAATATCTCAACCAATCAGTTCTAGAAGGTCGATATATAACTGTGGAAAGG TCACGGAGGAAACGACCAAGAACTCCTACACCAGGACACTATCTTGGATTGAAAAGTACTAGAGACTATG GCTATCGTGGGGATCGTGGTGGTGATCGTGGTGGGGACCGCGGTAGGTATCGTGGACGTGATGACTATGGATATCGTAGATCTCCAAGGCGTTCACCATATCGAGAACGTCGTGATTATTCTCCAAGACATTCGCCCCATGGTGGAAGGTCAAGGAGGGACAGGTCCAGGTCACTGCCTTATTCTCCTAGCCCGGAAAGGAAATATGCTCGTGGTTCTAGGTGA
- the LOC115995404 gene encoding ankyrin repeat domain-containing protein, chloroplastic — MLVAHSNCKKTQGETKPNQTMSLSSSAILLFPNTPIPKLFFSFLPTPPPSLSLSLSLSLTPRTVNLSTKRHSFLPLQNDDVFELEDELVIGDCVVFEEGVFDDPYLQNDIEEELQSPKPNKKHNKPISEIEPENLVPEKWKEVQAEINITKKERRKIAQDLEFGSKVEKRKKGYEPIRDANAVKEYLEFKKEKLGQLNPLVLDNPTSFLEKEGEGEGEDEDERNGFHYSSERVKPKNPRWAVYGRGLEDLTEFFNGENYEPGENKSEGRPKMFTKEEKYTLNRKIPDVAAATCVKWLPLHTLAASGEFYFMNALLKHNVDINAVDKDGWTALHKAIIGKKQAITNYLLRESANPFVLDKDGATLMHYAVQTASSQAIKILLLYNVDINHQDNDGWTPLHLAVQARRTDVVRLLLIKGANKTLKNKDGLTPLDLCLYSGQDTKTYELIKLLKKLPKQP; from the exons ATGTTGGTTGCTCACTCTAATTGCAAAAAAACACAGGgagaaaccaaaccaaaccaaaccatgTCACTCTCCTCCTCAGCTATTCTTCTATTCCCCAACACTCCAATTCCaaaactcttcttctctttcctcCCCACTCCTCCACCCTCActttccctctccctctccctctccctcaccCCCAGAACCGTAAACCTCTCAACCAAACGCCACTCCTTTCTCCCCCTCCAAAACGACGACGTCTTCGAACTCGAAGATGAACTCGTCATCGGCGACTGCGTCGTATTCGAAGAAGGCGTATTCGACGACCCATATCTCCAAAACGACATTGAAGAAGAACTTCAAAGtcccaaaccaaacaaaaaacacaataaaCCCATTTCAGAAATCGAGCCCGAGAATCTAGTCCCTGAAAAGTGGAAAGAGGTTCAAGCTGAGATTAACATAACGAAGAAAGAGAGGCGAAAGATTGCTCAGGACTTGGAGTTCGGTAGCAAAGTcgagaagaggaagaaagggTACGAACCCATTAGAGATGCGAATGCAGTGAAGGAGTACTTGGAGTTTAAGAAGGAAAAATTGGGGCAGCTCAACCCGCTTGTGCTCGATAACCCAACTAGTTTTCTTGAGAAAGAAGGTGAAGGTGAaggtgaagatgaagatgaaaggAATGGGTTTCACTATTCAAGTGAGAGAGTGAAGCCCAAGAATCCAAGGTGGGCAGTGTATGGTAGGGGGTTGGAGGATTTGACGGAGTTCTTCAATGGTGAGAATTATGAGCCTGGTGAAAATAAATCCGAAG GCCGTCCTAAGATGTTTACAAAAGAGGAAAAGTATACGCTGAATAGGAAGATACCTGATGTGGCAGCTGCTACTTGT GTCAAATGGCTACCTTTGCACACTCTTGCTGCATCAGGAGAGTTTTACTTCATGAATGCTTTGTTGAAACATAATGTTGATATCAATGCTGTGGATAAG GATGGTTGGACTGCTCTTCACAAAGCAATAATTGGAAAAAAGCAGGCCATTACAAACTATCTTTTGAGAGAGTCAGCTAATCCATTTGTTCTAGATAAA GATGGGGCCACTTTGATGCACTATGCAGTGCAAACAGCTTCCAGCCAGGCAATTAAAATCCTTCTACTGTATAATGTTGATATAAATCATCAGGACAAT GATGGGTGGACACCATTACATCTTGCTGTTCAAGCTCGGAGAACAGATGTAGTGAGGCTCTTATTGATTAAAGGAGCTAACAAGACATTGAAAAACAAG GATGGTTTGACCCCACTTGACCTTTGCCTTTATTCTGGTCAAGACACAAAGACTTACGAGCTCattaagctcttgaagaaaCTTCCTAAGCAACCTTAA